Sequence from the Parvicella tangerina genome:
GAATGCATCTTGGATTAATGTTCGGGTTCTTCATATTGTCCACCATGTATTTTTTTCAAGGATTTACTGATGGGTTTAAGTCCTTTGTAAAAGACAAGCAGCAACTATTTGTTTTCGGGGCATGGATGATTGCTGGTTGGTTAATTTATGAGTTCTCTCCAAGTAAACTCCCTGCTTACGTTATTCCAGCTCATGTGGGGCTAGCTATTTTAATCGGTAATCGTATCAATGACTTCAAGCAAAAGGAGCAGCGACCTCATTTGCTACTAACCGCTTTGCACTATTTGTTAAACATTGCATTAGGTATAGCTCTGATCATTGTGTCCTACTTTCTGGAAATTAACGATCAGCTCACCATTGCATTAATAGCAATAGGAGTTCTTTACTTGTTGGCGATTACCTGGCAATTAGTTGTGTATAAAACACCCCGATTCTTTAGGGTTCAGTCCATGAGTAGTGTTCTATTGCTCATTGCTCTGTGGGCTGTTGCACCACTATTCTCAAAACACATCAATAGTTCTCAAAAAGTAAGTGAGTACGTGCTCAGTAATTTGGATCATGAGTCTCCCATTATCATTGGTTATGCTCCTGGAATGCAACCGAGTTTGCCATTTTATCTATCAGCCAACAATAATCCGATTGAGGTAGCCTTTGAGTTTCATGATATTCGAAACATCTACGACTCAATTCCAAATGGTGCATTTATTCTAAGTGCGGATCAAGATTCCCTTTTTAGAGAACTATACCCTAATTTTACCTCTGAGCTGATCACATCCAAGATCATTGATAGAAAAGACATGGCCATTTACTACGTACACATTAAGCAATGAGTTGGGAAGACGATATGAGCGGTTTTAACCAAAAACCAAAAATGGACCCGGAAGACTTCTATTATTCTGAGGAGGGATTTATTGTCTTTACAGAAAAGTATCATCTCAAAAGAGGGTATTGTTGCAAAAGTGGGTGCAAACACTGTCCATACGGATACGACAAAAAAACAGGGCGCTTCAAAAAGTAAAAAGCTAATCCTCTCTGCTTCTCAAAATCTGGAGGGCTTCCTTAGGACTAAACATTCCTGTTAATACTGCTGCAATTGCTCCTACGCTAAAAAGTAATATCATTCCAACAAACCAACTATCAACAGCGATAGGTTCAGCAATGACCAAAATCACCATACCTGTAGTAAACACAAAAAACTTTAGTGCATCATTTAATTTTATTCTGACTGTTAAGAGACGAATAGCCAAAATCATTTGAATTAAAGCAGTAAGAACCTGAGTAATCATACTTGCCTTTGCTGCCCCCATGGCGCCATCGGACTTAATCCAGTAAAAATTAAGAACCAGGTTTAAGACAACCCCTAAACCAGCAACTATGTTCAACTCCTTAAGGCTTCCATTAGCAGTGAGTAAAGTCCCGAAAATATAAGTTGACACCATCCCTAAGAAACAAATCATCAGCATTCTCAGAGAAGCAGCAGAATTCGCCAATTCAACACCATCCATATCATATCTTGCTTGAATAATTTCATCTGCGTAGGCATAAACACCCACAGCAAGGACTAAAGCAATAGAAAAGATCAATTTGAAAGAAAGCGTAACCATGGGTGACACATCTTCCTTTTTCGCTATCAACTTTGAGAACAAAGGCAACAAGAGACCAGCGAATAAGTACCCCACCATAGAGAACGCCTCCAAAAACCGAAACCCTTGAGCATAAATCGCTGCTTCCCGCTTTCCATTAGTGAGCATTTGTTCCAGCATTACACTATCCGTTCTATAATAAACCGTCATGAGTAAAACGAGGAGTGCATAGGGTAGTGACTTCCTTAGAAGCGGTATAACCGCTTCATG
This genomic interval carries:
- a CDS encoding ArnT family glycosyltransferase is translated as MPLWDQDEAAYAGFGKTMIETGDFVIPDYYFSHDHRKTPLHFWDIALSMLIFGYNEFAVRFPSFLAVLGTLLLVLYQTKKWLGIDVAFKSTVVLGTSILVTSLAKVSVTDATLLFFSTLSGFALIQTLFEPKLKWSIYFYLGIALALLTKGPPIIIFIGGFAGLLFLFHPNRFNLLKLHPWFFLPVAFLPVVGWGYLTVQQDGGDFLNWMYDWYVKRRVSGAVYGQTGPPGMHLGLMFGFFILSTMYFFQGFTDGFKSFVKDKQQLFVFGAWMIAGWLIYEFSPSKLPAYVIPAHVGLAILIGNRINDFKQKEQRPHLLLTALHYLLNIALGIALIIVSYFLEINDQLTIALIAIGVLYLLAITWQLVVYKTPRFFRVQSMSSVLLLIALWAVAPLFSKHINSSQKVSEYVLSNLDHESPIIIGYAPGMQPSLPFYLSANNNPIEVAFEFHDIRNIYDSIPNGAFILSADQDSLFRELYPNFTSELITSKIIDRKDMAIYYVHIKQ
- a CDS encoding DUF5522 domain-containing protein codes for the protein MSGFNQKPKMDPEDFYYSEEGFIVFTEKYHLKRGYCCKSGCKHCPYGYDKKTGRFKK
- a CDS encoding oligosaccharide flippase family protein, with amino-acid sequence MQRKFLSNLILVLLLNVLVKPFYILGVDAEFLKRLEAANPGEYGEYFSIVGLTFIFNIFLDLGLSNFNTREVARSEEHRSEYFSSILSIKFILIFAYLSLLFGSGVLLGYSDHQFYLLTFLGINQILVAFILFFRSNLSGMLRFKEDSVVGVLDRVLLVMMCSMVLWGGIMEQELSIELFVWLQTLSYAITLIVVVVLVLRSGNIPRVRMFHEAVIPLLRKSLPYALLVLLMTVYYRTDSVMLEQMLTNGKREAAIYAQGFRFLEAFSMVGYLFAGLLLPLFSKLIAKKEDVSPMVTLSFKLIFSIALVLAVGVYAYADEIIQARYDMDGVELANSAASLRMLMICFLGMVSTYIFGTLLTANGSLKELNIVAGLGVVLNLVLNFYWIKSDGAMGAAKASMITQVLTALIQMILAIRLLTVRIKLNDALKFFVFTTGMVILVIAEPIAVDSWFVGMILLFSVGAIAAVLTGMFSPKEALQILRSRED